One stretch of Tachysurus fulvidraco isolate hzauxx_2018 chromosome 12, HZAU_PFXX_2.0, whole genome shotgun sequence DNA includes these proteins:
- the LOC113662018 gene encoding myelin and lymphocyte protein-like yields MAAATAQTMSNLPSGVGICTTAPEIFYLPELIFGGLVWILVASTHVEPENPQGWVMFVSVFCFVMTFFWLIIFACGAHKNKGGWATADFVYHFLAALFYLSASVPLATVTLSMKNSTVVSPVDRFRFYQIDIAAVVFSYIATLLYFIHCILSAIRWKSF; encoded by the exons ATGGCAGCGGCGACGGCGCAGACGATGTCCAACCTGCCGAGCGGCGTTGGGATCTGCACCACAGCGCCGGAGATCTTCTACCTCCCAGAACTG ATATTCGGTGGCTTGGTGTGGATCCTGGTAGCTTCGACTCATGTTGAACCAGAGAACCCTCAGGGCTGGGTGATGTTCGTCTCGGTCTTCTGTTTCGTCATGACCTTCTTCTGGCTCATCATTTTTGCCTGTGGAGCTCACAAGAACAAAGGAGGCTGGGCTACTGCG gactttGTGTATCACTTCCTGGCAGCTCTGTTCTATTTGAGCGCCTCGGTTCCTCTTGCCACCGTCACGCTCAGTATGAAGAACAGCACCGTCGTCTCTCCAGTGGACAGATTCAGGTTTTACCAAATTGATATTGCAGCAGtg gTTTTCTCCTACATTGCTACACTTTTGTACTTCATTCATTGCATTCTGTCTGCCATCAGATGGAAATCCTTCTGA